The genomic stretch AGGCAAAGTCTTCTCTTCTGATGTAGAACAAAAACCATGTGGGAAAACATCCCCATCAAGTGGTATGGGAAAATTTTGACCACTATGAAATGATACGCAGTATTATTTTCAATCTGATGTGCAGGTAATTTTCCTCCTAGTTTTATCAGAGAAAACTGGAGGAACACCGAAAGCTATATAGGGCATATTCAGAATAAAGTTAGCCAAACCCTTCTTATCACTTATAAAAGAAGTTTCTGAAAAGGATTATTAAGTGTTTCATGCTTTCATCATAAAGAGAATATAAAGGTATAGCCTAGTAGGTTGCCATAGGAATTAATAACATGAAATGTgatggtgttttatttttatcctctATTTAATGGGACTATATGTTATACCTTAACAGAACTTTATCACTACCTCCAAATCAACATAACCTCCTTAATATCACATTTCAAAGCCAACCCTTCCTTTTTGTTCTCCAAGATCTTGGGAAGTCAGTTTAGATGAGGTTTTATAATATGGAAAAATCTCCTTTTCCCAGCCAAATACCTCATATCCTTTTTATTTAATTCCAGTCAAAGTACAATGCCTTACATCATTTTTCTCAGTTTGGAATTCCACAATTATAAATCCTATCCCTAGATGCTCAAAATACCCGAACATTTTTCTTGACTTCAAGAAAAATGTAGGCATCTGTTGGAATACTTGCCTTTCCtacagttgaaattatttttgtccgAGCCCTAGATAGTCAGTTTACAACTAATGACATAAGGTAAATTcctaaatgagaaaactaaactTGAAAGAGAACATAAATATGCAAGTAATTTGGGGCAAATACCTAGAAGTAATGTGAGAGTGTTGACTGAATTGATTATGGAAATGATTCCTGTGATCAAAAACCCTAGATAAGTCTCCTTTCCTCATTTGGCTTTCCTAGACATTGCTTCAGGTAACATGTATGTCAGGCATATCAAGCTTCAATAACAAGTTGGTCTGAATAAAAGAACTGAATGTACTATTTGCCATAAGAATGAccttataaagaaagaaagaaggaatctaTGACTCCCAAGTAcactgaaaatgaacaaaaaaatagccagaaggATACTAGCTAAATCTGTTTAATTAAAGTCCAAATACCTTCAATCTATTTATATATTCACAAACTACTCTATTTGAATAAATCTGTAGACATCTTTAGCACATTTGAAAATAGCTTTTTGAGAAGCACTGAATCAAAATcaagttatttttatgtatggATTTACTACATTAAAAAACCTTCCATACATACAAACACAGACaccaaagtaaaagaataaaaggaaataataccaGTTTAATAATTCAATTATTTCCTCAGAACAGTCAATGTAACTTCACCATAGTAATGGAAAAGACATCTGGAGCTTAAGAAAAAATGTGATCTAAATTTTATCTCCCAAGGAAATCCAGTAGTTAAAAGCCAGTCAATATGTCTGTGTTGATAGGATGAAGAAATGAGACAAAGTTGAAATAGTCAACAGGATCTAAGCATATTACCAGCCACcaagaatcaaaataaaattgctcggagaggccgggcacggtggctcacgcttgtaatcccagcactttgggaggccgaggtgggcggatcacgaggtcaggagatcgagaccacggtgaaaccccgtctctactaaaaatacaaaaaactagccgggcgtggtggcgggcgcctgtagtcccagctactcggagaggctgaggcaggagaatggcgtgaactcgggaggcggagcttgcagtgagccgagattgagccactgcactccaacctgggtgaataagagagactccgtctcaaaaaaaaaaaaaattaaaattaaaaaaaataaaataaaattgctcagAGAAAAGCTTACATGtatagtgtgtgtgcatgtgtatagatacatagatgagaAAGAGCACTAGAGGGAGCATGCTATTAAATCAACAGGATCAAAATTTGAACATTAGCAGTAACAGCAAATAATGGTGGAATATAACTACAAATCAGTGAAGGCACAGCaaaattgaaatggaaataaaaagtgtTTGTGAATCATTAAtttgtatctatatataataaattgaTAGCTTCATACActgataatagaaaaataatactaaaattcaACTTACTCCAAACCAAACCAGCATAGTTGAATGGCCCCtttgaaatcaaaagaaaatatgccaGGACTGAAAAATGACTTTCACAAAAACGTTCTGAAAGATTATGGTAATCTCATGAAAGGCAAAGTAAAACTCACATGTATTgctctaaatatatatgaactaaATATATGCCGCCCCCCCAAACAGTTTTCATAACAGGCTCAAAAAACATCTCCTTAAAAGACTTGTGCCAAAACACCAACAATTAGGAGGCAGAGAAATAAATCTCACCTGATTACTTGTCGGGTCACATTTGCCTAAAATGATAGCCGAGTCTTCAGCTATCAAGAGTGGCTCGCTTTTCTCACAGCTCTCCTGGCTGATGAGCGTGTCCCCATAGTTGGGCTGGGGGAAAATCAGGTGACTCTTCTGAGAGTCCGCAATGAGAGAGACCTCGTGGGAATAGGTCTGCAGGAAAGCCTGTACCCCGTCCACGCCTACAAAGTGTGAGGTGGGCATACCTGCCAACCTGCCTTCAGAAGCCTGCAGCAGGCGTGACTTACGCCAGCGCCACAGCCTGAGTGCCAGCAGCACAATGACAAAGACCAGGAAGATGCAGGAGACCGCGGCCACCGCCACCACCAAGTACAGCGTGAGGTCTGAGGTTTCAGAGTTAGCCAGAGACTCGAGGCTGCCGAGGTCCGCCAGGACTTCGGGGATGCTGTCGGCCACAGCCACGGTGAGCGTGACAGTGGCCGAGAGAGGGGGCTGGCCGTGGTCCTGGACGGCCACCACGAGGCTCTGCTTGAGCGCGTCTCTGTCCAGCAGTGCCCGTGCCGTGCGCACCTCGCCTGTGTGCTCCCCCACCGCGAAGAGTCCCGGCTCGCTGGCCTTAAGCAGGCGGTAGGACAGCCAGGCGTTCTGGCCTGAATCTTTGTCCACCGCAACCACCTTGGTCACCAGGTAGCCAGGTTCTGCAGAGCGGGGCGCCAGCTCCACGCCAGTGGAGCCGTCTGTGGGGAGGGCAGGGTACAGGATCTCGGGCGCATTGTCGTTCTGATCCAGCACGAACAGGCTCAGCGACACGTTGCTGCTGAGGGGCGGGTCCCCGCTGTCACGTGCTATCACTCTCAGTTGTAAGTCTGGAAACTGCTCATAGTCGAAGGATTGTAGGGCATAGAGAACACCAGTGTTGGAGTTAATAGAGACATAGGAGGACAGAGGCACCCCTTGGACAGTGTCATCCGTCAGAGAGTAAGTGACCAGGGCATTCTGTTTGCTGTCCGGGTCGAGGGCGGTCACTGAGAAGATGGAGGCACCCCTGGGGTTGTTTTCGGGAACGTAGGCAGAGTAAGAGGAGTGAGGAAAAACGGGAGGGTTATCGTTGTCATCTGCCACATTCAGCCAGATATGAGTTTCTGCAGACAAAGGCGGGCTTCCCTGGTCTGTGGCTGTCAACGTTATATTGTAGCTCTGGACCAACTCCCTGTCCAGCACGCTGCTTGTTATCAATTTGTAATAGTTTCCATAAgtcttttctaatttaaaaggCAGGTGGTTAGGAATAAAGCAGGAGACTTGACCATTTTCTCCAGAATCTTGATCTTGCACATTTAGAAGAGCAATGACCGTACCTGGAGGAGAGTTTTCCAGAATTGAATTAATAGAAGAGGTGATAGTTATTTCTGGAGCGTTATCATTCACATCCACAACAGTGATCAACATCGTCGCAGTGGTAAAGAGACCTCCACCATCTTGGCCTTGAATTTCCATCTCATAGaatctatatttttcaaaatccaGAGACCCCCGTACTTGAACTTCTCCAGTTTGTGAATCCAATTGGAATATTTCAGAAGCCTTGCTTTCCACGCTCCGAAATGAATACATTACTTCCCCGTTGATTCCCTCGTCTGGATCCGTTGCATTAACCATCAGCACCCGAGTTCCGGAGCTGATGTTTTCTGGAACACTCACGCGATATACGGACTGTGTAAACATTGGGATGTGATCATTTACATCGAGGACCACCACACGAATGGGAACTGCGCCCTTTCGGATGGGATCGCCTCCATCTAAAGCTGTGAGGAGGAGCAGGTGAGCCGCCTCTTTCTCTCGGTCCAGGCTTCCCTCCAGTACTAGCTCTGGATTCTTGGCCCCATCCGTTCTGCCCCGCAGTTGCAAGGAAAAGTAATTGTTAGGGCTGAGCTGGTAGCTCTGGAGGGAGTTCACGCCCACATCTGGATCCCTAGCATTAGGAAGAGCAAATCGCGCCCCAGGAATTGCGTGCTCACTGACTTTTATCTCCACTTCGTCTTCCTGGAAGCTGGGGGCATTATCATTAATATCTATTATTTCCACCTCCACTCCGTAAATCTTCAAGGTGTCTTCCACGAGAAgttccatatttaaaaaacaggAGGGCACCGTTTCACAGAGCTCCTCCCGGTCTATCCTGCCTGCCGTGATCAAGCTGCCTCTTCGCGGATTCACAGCGAAAAGCTGTGTCTTCCCTCTGGAGACGATGCGCACTCCGCGCTTCGCCAGCTCCCGGGGCTCCAGCCCCAGGTCCTTGGAGATATTGCCCACGAAGGAGCCTTTTTCGGTCTCTTCTGGCACCGAATATCGGATCTGCCTGGCCCGGAATCCCCGCAGCGTCCCCAGGAAAATGCACAGCAGCACCAGCCGACTGCGGTCCAGGCTCTGTAGCCGATTCGCCATGGCAGGCTCTAAGCCGATATTCCGCGGTTTCTCGAGCTGGTTGGTTGTGAATCGGCTTATGTATCTATGAAGTCCTAGGCCGACTGCATCCAAAATATATCAGAAAGCGAAGGAAAATACTTCTAAGTCTCCAGTGTCAGGATCTGTGAATATCCATCTCATTCCGCTTTGTGTGGTAGAAGCGGGGGAGGGAGGGACTCAGTGGCGCGCAGCTTCCCATTCCCTGATTGGTGAACAGCGGCGCCTAGAGCCCATTCTTATTATTGCAACGACtaagaaattctagaagaaatgatTATATTTACGCTCACTTCTTTGTGAATCACACGTATTTGTACAGCTTAAAAACGATGATACACAATACTTATATTATGTGATGTTAAAACTTTACCAAGAACACCCACGAAAGGAGTAATTATTAAAAGGgcttgcttaatttttaaaaagttttcaaaatgttactgGAGCTGAAAAGTTGTAGGTTATAGTTGGTGCCAGTTGATTTTAACCGACTGAAAGGAACGACATTTCTGGAAGTGGAAATAATACGGTCCCGATAAAATCATCAGGTAGGATGCCTAACTATAATTCTTACAAGTGTTCTTTTATTGagtaaatgaagatgaaatactTGAGAAAAATTGAGTAGCATCAGGGTTTCAATTAAAATACCATGCCGTAAAAATATACCTGTACTTCATATTTTTAACCGAAAGGTATTTTATTTCGTAAAAATGTCACCGGAGATTACCCATGTAGTTTgctttaaaatgtctttgaatAGTAGGAAGACTGAGGcatttaatttaaacttttgttttaataatgaTAACCATAAATTTGACCTATATTTTGGCAACTCTGTGAAGAGGTTATCTAGAATCTTAAAATAATACCACTATATTGGAATATATTGGCATATTGTAATATAAAAaggattaaatacatttttaaatacttaccTGTTTAAGAATCTTATCTCCTTCAATGCTGGGAGTTAAAATGCTAGCCAGTAGCATGCTGTCTTTGTTGAGGTTATCTTGTGTGGCTGGACAATGATCAACAgatgtgaaaaaattaaattctggatTCATTTGATCCCCAGGCACACAAAAATTATAGGCACAGGGCAACGTTCCCTCACTGTAGTTGGGGGAACCCACAGGTCCGGACTTGGAGCAGAGAACTGACTCAAAGCAGCCCCCTGCAGTAGGGCTGAAAGACTGTCGTAGGCGTAGAGCAATAACTAGAATCACCGCGAGGAGAAAGAGCACAGAAATCAAGGCCAAGGCCACCACCAGGTAAAACTGCATctcagcctgggagtcagagggtGTGGGATGGTCGCTGAAATCCGGCAGTACCTCTTGCAAGCTATCTGCGAACACCAGGTGCAGCGTGGCAGTGGCTGAAAGGGGTGGCTGTCCTCCATCTCTTACAGCGACTAGCAGGCGCTGGCGGACCGAGTCCTTGTCAACCAAAGCACGCACCATGCGCACCTCGCCTGTTCGCAGCCCCAGGCTGAAGAGCCCGGGCTCACTGGCCTGCACCACGTGGTAGGACAGCCAGGCATTGTGCCCGGAGTCGGCGTCCACGGCCACCACCTTGGTCACCAGGTAGCCTGGCTGCGCGGCCCGCGGCACTGTGTCGAAGAGCGCGGAGCCGTCGGGACCCAGCGCAGGGTACAGCACCCGCGGTGCGTTGTCGTTACGGTCGCCCACCAACACGCGCAGGCTCACGTTGGCGCTGAGCGCGGGCGAGCCCTGGTCGCGGGCCTGCAGCGTGAGCTCGAAGGCGCGCAGCTGCTCGTGGTCGAAGGCGCGCTGCGCGAACACCACCCCGCTCTGCGCGCTCACGGACACGTAGGACGACAGCGTTCGTGACTCCAGGTCGCTGGCAATGAGAGAGTAGGAGACACGGCCGTTGGGCCCGAAGTCTGGGTCAGAGGCACTGACTTGCGCTATGGAGGCACCCGGCTGGTTGTTTTCTGGCACGTGGACCAGGTAAGCTGACTGTCCGAAAACCGGCGCGTTGTCATTGACGTCAGTAATGTGCAGGGTGATGGTTTTGCTGGAGGATAGCGGAGGCTTGCCCCTGTCGGTGGCTGCGATGGTGACGTTGTACTCTGGGGTCTGCTCCCGATCCAGGGCCTCATCTGTTACTAGCTTGTAGTAATTATTAGAAGAAGAATGAATCTTAAATGGAACACCTCTACTTAAACTACACCTGACTTCCCCATTTTCCCCTGAGTCTCGGTCCCGTGTTTTGAAGAGGGCAACAACCACTCCTGAAGGGGAATCCTCCATAATCTGATCAGAGAGTGACGTGATGATTATTTCTGGGCTGTTGTCGTTTTCGTCTAGAACTTCTATAATTACTTTACACCGTGTTGAGAGAGATCCTCGGTCTTTTGCTTCTATATTCATCGTATATCTTTCTACTTCTTCAAAATCCAAAGGCTGCTGAGTTAGAATGTTTCCTGTAGTGTAATCCAGAGAGAACACGTGCTGAGCTTTGTCAGCCACACCAAGGAAGGAATAAGTGATCTCTGAGTTGATGCCCTCGTCCTGGTCAGTGGCCTTCACTCTCAGGATGGAGGTGCCTGGAGGCACGTCTTCCCGAAGGCTGACCCTGTATACGTCCTGGCTGAACACTGGGGGGTTGTCATTGGCATCTATTACCAGGATTCTTATCTGAGCAGTACCGCTTCGGGGAGGGTCCCCACCATCTAAGGCGGTCAGTACCAAGTGGTGAGCGCTCTGCGTTTCTCGGTCCAGAGTCTTCTGCAATACTAATTCTGGATATTTGCCACCATCAGGATTGTCTTTCTCCACCAATGAGAAATACTCGTTAGGACTTAGTTGGTATTTGCTCAGCGAATTCATACTAATATCAGGATCTTCTGCAGACTCAAGAATTGTTCCCATCCCCGGGCTGACGGATTCACTGATTTCTAagtttatttcatctttctgGAATTGAGGGGCATGGTCATTAACATCCTCAATCACCACAATgatatgaaaaacatttaaaggaTTTTCCACCACAGCTTCCAATTGCAACTCACATCTTCTTCTCTCTTTGCATATTTGCTCACGGTCTATTCGGTCCTTCACAAGTAAGTCCCCGCTCTCCGCGTCTACGCTGAAGTGCAGCTTCTCCGCGCTAACTCGCAGCTTGCGAGCCGACACATCCAGGACACTGAGCCCTAGATCCTTAGCGAGGTTCCCCACCACGGAGCCCTTGGCCAGCTCCTCCGGAATCGAGTAGCGGATCGGCTCACACAACGTGGGGTAGAACAAAGGCAGCAGCAAAGGAAATAGTACCTGCCGCGGGCCGGCCCGGCGCCTCTGCGCGCAGCTCCCTCCCATCGTTCGCTCGGGTTCTCGCTGGGTCCCCGCCTTTCCAGTTGGAGAAAGTGCACTCTACCGCGCTAAAAGAGCATTCGGCCCAGGACAGGAGTCGTCCCGGGTCTCGGAGCTGGGAATCCGGTGTGGTGAACAAGGTCTGCGCAGCCGGGAGCCTCTGTGTGGGAgctggttttcttctttctgttgttgGCTGCCTAGGGCATCCCAGGCTAGAGGCTGAGGGATCCCCGGCGTCAGCGCTTGCTCTGCACTGGCCGACGGCG from Nomascus leucogenys isolate Asia chromosome 2, Asia_NLE_v1, whole genome shotgun sequence encodes the following:
- the LOC100590761 gene encoding protocadherin gamma-B7 isoform X18, translated to MGGSCAQRRRAGPRQVLFPLLLPLFYPTLCEPIRYSIPEELAKGSVVGNLAKDLGLSVLDVSARKLRVSAEKLHFSVDAESGDLLVKDRIDREQICKERRRCELQLEAVVENPLNVFHIIVVIEDVNDHAPQFQKDEINLEISESVSPGMGTILESAEDPDISMNSLSKYQLSPNEYFSLVEKDNPDGGKYPELVLQKTLDRETQSAHHLVLTALDGGDPPRSGTAQIRILVIDANDNPPVFSQDVYRVSLREDVPPGTSILRVKATDQDEGINSEITYSFLGVADKAQHVFSLDYTTGNILTQQPLDFEEVERYTMNIEAKDRGSLSTRCKVIIEVLDENDNSPEIIITSLSDQIMEDSPSGVVVALFKTRDRDSGENGEVRCSLSRGVPFKIHSSSNNYYKLVTDEALDREQTPEYNVTIAATDRGKPPLSSSKTITLHITDVNDNAPVFGQSAYLVHVPENNQPGASIAQVSASDPDFGPNGRVSYSLIASDLESRTLSSYVSVSAQSGVVFAQRAFDHEQLRAFELTLQARDQGSPALSANVSLRVLVGDRNDNAPRVLYPALGPDGSALFDTVPRAAQPGYLVTKVVAVDADSGHNAWLSYHVVQASEPGLFSLGLRTGEVRMVRALVDKDSVRQRLLVAVRDGGQPPLSATATLHLVFADSLQEVLPDFSDHPTPSDSQAEMQFYLVVALALISVLFLLAVILVIALRLRQSFSPTAGGCFESVLCSKSGPVGSPNYSEGTLPCAYNFCVPGDQMNPEFNFFTSVDHCPATQDNLNKDSMLLASILTPSIEGDKILKQQAPPNTDWRFSQAQRPGTSGSQNGDDTGTWPNNQFDTEMLQAMILASASEAADGSSTLGGAAGTMGLSARYGPQFTLQHVPDYRQNVYIPGSNATLTNAAGKRDGKAPAGGNGNKKKSGKKEKK
- the LOC100590761 gene encoding protocadherin gamma-A11 isoform X7 encodes the protein MANRLQSLDRSRLVLLCIFLGTLRGFRARQIRYSVPEETEKGSFVGNISKDLGLEPRELAKRGVRIVSRGKTQLFAVNPRRGSLITAGRIDREELCETVPSCFLNMELLVEDTLKIYGVEVEIIDINDNAPSFQEDEVEIKVSEHAIPGARFALPNARDPDVGVNSLQSYQLSPNNYFSLQLRGRTDGAKNPELVLEGSLDREKEAAHLLLLTALDGGDPIRKGAVPIRVVVLDVNDHIPMFTQSVYRVSVPENISSGTRVLMVNATDPDEGINGEVMYSFRSVESKASEIFQLDSQTGEVQVRGSLDFEKYRFYEMEIQGQDGGGLFTTATMLITVVDVNDNAPEITITSSINSILENSPPGTVIALLNVQDQDSGENGQVSCFIPNHLPFKLEKTYGNYYKLITSSVLDRELVQSYNITLTATDQGSPPLSAETHIWLNVADDNDNPPVFPHSSYSAYVPENNPRGASIFSVTALDPDSKQNALVTYSLTDDTVQGVPLSSYVSINSNTGVLYALQSFDYEQFPDLQLRVIARDSGDPPLSSNVSLSLFVLDQNDNAPEILYPALPTDGSTGVELAPRSAEPGYLVTKVVAVDKDSGQNAWLSYRLLKASEPGLFAVGEHTGEVRTARALLDRDALKQSLVVAVQDHGQPPLSATVTLTVAVADSIPEVLADLGSLESLANSETSDLTLYLVVAVAAVSCIFLVFVIVLLALRLWRWRKSRLLQASEGRLAGMPTSHFVGVDGVQAFLQTYSHEVSLIADSQKSHLIFPQPNYGDTLISQESCEKSEPLLIAEDSAIILGKCDPTSNQQAPPNTDWRFSQAQRPGTSGSQNGDDTGTWPNNQFDTEMLQAMILASASEAADGSSTLGGAAGTMGLSARYGPQFTLQHVPDYRQNVYIPGSNATLTNAAGKRDGKAPAGGNGNKKKSGKKEKK